The sequence GGCCCGCGACGTTGATCACGTCGTCGGTCCGGCCGAGGATCGTCACGTAACCGTCTTCGTCCTGAATGCCCCAGTCGAAGGTTGAATAGAGCTGCTGGTTCGGAATACTCGACCAATAGGTGCTGACAAAGCGTTTGTCATCGCCCCAAACCGTCGACATGCAACCCGGCGGCAACGGATAAGCCAGCGTCAGCACGCCTTTTTCTCCAGGCGGGCAGGGCTCGCCGGTCGACTCGTTGCGCAAGCTCAGATTGAACCCCGCCGACGGCACGCCCGGCGAGCCGAGCTTGGTGGGCAGCGCTTCGACGCCGCGCGGAATCGCCAGCATCGGCCAGCCGGTTTCGGTCTGCCAGTAGTTGTCGATCACCGGTTTGCCGAGCGCCTTGGTAATCCATGCGGCGGTGGGTTCGTCGAGCGGTTCGCCGGCCAGAAACAGTGTGCGCAGGCTCGACAGATCCGCCTGCTTCAGCAGCGCCGGATCCTGCTTTTTCAGCACGCGCAACGCGGTCGGCGCGGTGAACATCAGATTGATCTTGTGCTGCTCGACGAGGCGCCACCAGATGCCGCCATCCGGCCGGATCGGCGTGCCTTCGTACATCACGGTAGTCAGGCCGGCGATCAGTGGCGCGTAAATGATGTAGCTATGGCCGACCACCCAGCCCACGTCCGACGCGGTAAACATCGTGTCGCCGGGCTTGCCCTGAAAGATGTGTTCCATCGACGCCGCCAGCGCCACCGCATAACCCCCGACGTCGCGCTGCACGCCCTTCGGCTTGCCGGTCGTGCCCGACGTGTACAGCACATAAGAAGGCTCGTTCGATTCGAGCCATTCGCACGGCACATGGGCGTCGTAGAACTGTGCGCGCAGTGGTTCGTAGCTGACCAGGTAGCTGGCGTTCAGCCGCTCTGGCGCGAGTTGCCGGTCGATCAGCAACACGTGCGGCGTCTTGTGGGCCGCGCGCGCGAGCGCTTCGTCCATCAGCGGCGTGTAGTCGATCACCTTGCCGCCGCGCGCGCCGGCGTCGGCGGTCACGATCAGCACCGGTTTAGCGTCGTCGATGCGGGCCGCGAGGTTCGGCGCCGCGAAGCCGCCGAACACGACCGAATGAATCGCGCCGAGCCGCGCGCACGCAAGCATCGCGAACAACGCCTCGGGGATCATCGGCAGATAGAGCAGCACCACGTCGCCGCGCTTCACGCCGAGCGAGCGCATGACCGCCGCCATCCGGTTGATTTCCGCGTAGAGCTCGGCGTACGTGTAGCGCCGCTCGATACCGGTTTCCGTCGACACATAGACCAGCGCATTCTGCTGTGCGCGCGCGGCCAGATGACGATCCACCGCGTTATGGCACAGGTTCGTGCGCCCGCCGCTGAACCAGCGCGCGAACGGCGGGTTCGAGCGGTCGAGCACCGTGTCGAACGGCGTCTCCCAATGAATCCGTTGCGCTTCGTCGCGCCAGAAGGCTTCGGGGTTCTCGATCGAACGGCGGTGGAAGTCGCGGTAGCTGGTCATCGACGGCAATCCTTCTGCTGCGTGAGTGAACCTGAGTGAACGGGATAGCGGAGCGGGCGGCCGGCTTGCGCGGCGCGGGAGCAGGGCGTGGTCCCGCAAAGGATAGAACACGCGCGACGTTGCGGACAACGCGGGTTGTCCATGAGCGACCGACCCACAAAAAAAGGCGCCGCAGCGCCTTTCTCTGAAACCCACTTTCGACCCAGCCGGTCACGCCTTCGCGCGCTTGCCTTCGACATCCGGCAGAAACACCGTCAGCACGCCGATCAGCGGCAGGAACGAACAGACCTTGTACACATACGCAATGCTGGTGGCGTCCGCCAATTGCCCGAGCACGGCAGCGCCGACGCCGCCCATGCCGAACGCGAAGCCGAAGAACAACCCCGCGACCATGCCCACCTTGCCGGGAATCAGCTCCTGCGCGTAGACGATGATCGCCGAGAACGCCGAGGCCAGCACCACGCCGATGATCACCGTCAGCACGCTGGTCCAGAACAGGTTCGCATACGGCAGCAGCAACGTGAACGGCGCGACGCCGAGGATCGATACCCAGATCACGTACTTGCGGCCGATCCGGTCGCCGATCGGACCGCCGATCACCGTGCCCGCGGCCACCGCGGCGAGGAACACGAACAGATGGATCTGCGCGGCCTGTACCGGCAGATGGAACTTGTCGATCAGATAGAAGGTGAAGTAGCTGTTGAGGCTGGCGAGGTAGAAGTACTTCGAGAACACCAGCAGCATCAGCACGCCCATCGCGAACATGACCTTGTTGCGCGACAGCGTGGCGTGCGGCGCCGAGCTGCGCGCCTTCTTGATCGACGGATGCCGTTTGTACCAGCGGCCGATCTGTGTCAGCACGACGATCGCGACCAGCGCCGCCACCGAGAACCACGCAATGCTGCGCTGGCCGTGCGGAATCACGATCAGCGCGGCGAGCAGCGGCCCGAGCGACGAGCCCGCGTTGCCGCCTACCTGGAACAGCGACTGCGCGAGACCGTGCCGTCCGCCCGACGCCATGCGAGCGACCCGCGACGACTCCGGGTGAAACACCGACGACCCGCAGCCGACCAGCGCCGCCGCGACCAGCAGCACGCCGAAGCTCGGCGCGACCGACATCAGCAGCAGGCCCGCGAGCGTGAAGCCCATGCCGACCGGCAGCGAATACGGCTTCGGATGCTTGTCGGTATAGATGCCGATAAACGGCTGCAGCAGCGACGCGGTGATCTGATAGGTCAGCGTGATCAGCCCGATCTGACCGAACGACAGCGCGAAGTTGTCCTTCAGCATCGGGTAGATCGCCAGAATCAACGACTGGATCATGTCGTTGAGCAGGTGCGAAAAGCTGATCGCGCCGAGCACGGAATACACCGTGCGCTGGACCGTGGCGGCCGGTTGCGCCGTGGCGGGGTTGGCTCCGGGATGGGCAGCGGAGTTGGCGGACACAGTGCCGTTTCCGGCTCCGGCCGACGCGCCAGCGAGGGCGCTTTTATCGAGGCTCGTTTCCATGCGATAGATGAGAGAAAAGGAAGATGACGGGAAAGGATTCGATGCTGCCGGCGTGCCTTGCCGCTGGGCGTGGACTGCTGCGGCATTTCGACGCGGCAACCGGCGTAATCAGCTATTTGTCGCAGTTTAATGTGGCTTGAGCGAAATGTAAGGACAAGTTTTGTCGCGAATCGGACATGATTTGCCGGTGCAGGCCCTATCGCGACGAGACAAAAGCAGGAGTCGCCTGCACCGTCGCGGTGCTTAAGACCGTTGTGTTGCCCTTACCACGGGTGGCTGGCGACTCGTCGGATAAATCCGGCTCGGGGATTTTTGGCCATGTATAAAACGGTCGCGGGCGCGAAGCTTACAAGGCGATGCGTCGAGGACCGGGCAATACGCGGTCGGCATTTCGCGAGCGACGCTAAAGATCGCAGACGTTCTTGCCGTAGACCCGGAGAGATAGGCAGCAATGCCGGGACTGACCTTTCCGGCAGCTCTACATGTGGGGACGGGGAATATGAAAGCAGTGTCGCTGGGCAGCCAGGCAGGTGTGGGTTTTGTTCCAGAGGGGGATTCGACGGGCAAGTTGCCGCCGCGTGGCCGGAGCAGCCGCTCGCGGGCCGTGAAGCTCAAGGGTTTGTCCGTGAAGGTGATGTTGCGTCTCGCCTTCGCGGTGCTACTGATCGGCACGCTGTTGATCGGCGTGTTTTCGCTGACGCAGATCAGCCGTCTGAACGCTTCCGCGCAATCCATCTACGATCAGGGGCACGTTGCCAGCCGCGCGGCCGAAGAGGCGCGCGGCCATATGCTGCGCGCGAGCCGCGCGCAAAAAATGCTGCTGACCGCGACCACCGCGAAGGAACGCGACGACCTCGGCGGCGACATCGACAAAGGGTTGAACGGCCTGGCCGCGCAGCTCGTCACGCTGCAGCAGTACGTCGACACGTCGGACGCCAAGGCGGTCGATCAGCAGAAGAAATTCGCCGCCGCCGTCACGGTCTGGAGCGGGCACCTGCGCGACTTCGTGACGCTCGTGAAAGCGCAGCCGCTCGATCTGTCGCAGATGAACTGGCAGGTCGGCACGCAGGACGTGTCGCTGCTGGTCGAAACCGACAAGCTCGAAAAGATGGTCGACGAACTCGTCGTGCAGCGCGGCACCGCCGCGAAGGCGACGATCGATGCGTCGGGCTTCATTTACCACTCGTCGTTCGTGATGATCGCGGTGATGACGATCGGGCTGATCGTGCTCGCGTTCGGCATCAGCGAATGGGTGGTGCGGCGTCTGGCCGGCCAGCTCGGTGGCGAGCCGGGGTACGCGAAGGAGATTGCCAGCCGGATCGCGGCGGGCGATCTGTCGAACGAGATCGCGTTGGGGCGCAAGGACAAGTCGAGCATGCTGTTCGCGCTGCACGACATGCAAAGCGGGCTGGCGACGACGGTGGCCGACATTGCGTCGAGCGCGGATGCGATTGCGACGGCGTCGGGTGAAATTGCGATGGGCAATCTGGATCTGTCGCAGCGCACCGAGCAGCAGGCGATGGCGCTCGAGCGGACCGCGAGCAGCATGGAGCAGTTGACGTCGACGGTGCGGCAGAACGCCGATAACGCGAAGCAGGCGAGCACGCTGGCGCATAACGCGTCGGATATTGCTGAGAAGGGTGGCGCGGTGGTGAGTCGCGTGGTCGCGACGATGAATGAGATCAACGATAGTGCGCGCAGTATCGGCGACATTATTGGGGTGATCGAAGGGATCGCGTTTCAGACCAATATTCTGGCGTTGAATGCGGCGGTTGAGGCTGCGCGGGCTGGGGAGGAGGGGCGTGGGTTTTCGGTGGTTGCTGCTGAGGTGCGGAATCTGGCGCAGCGGAGTGCTGCTGCGGCTAAGGAGATTAAGGGGTTGATTAGCACCTCCGTCGAGCGGGTCGGGAATGGGTCGACTTTGGCTCAGGATGCTGGGCAGACTATGGATGAGGTCGTTAAGGCCGTTAAGCGAGTGACCGATATCATGGGGGAGATTTCTGCTGCTTCTTCTGAGCAGAGTGCTGGGATTGAAGAGATCAACCTCGCGGTCACGCAGATGGATTCTGGGACGCAGCAGAATGCGGCTCTCGTTGAGCAGGCTACCGCCGCTGCCCGGTCTCTTGATGATCAGGCGAGGGGGTTGAAGGGTATGGTTGGGAAGTTTAGGTTGTGAGTTGAGGGGGTTTGGCCTGCTCGGCAATTCGGACCTATCCGTGATTTTGTGGGCGAGGCATATCATGAAGGATGAAAATCATGGATATGCCGATCATGAAAAAGAAACGTACCGTCGCCTCCCAGGCAGCGGCCCGAGGGCCGCTGCCTGAGCTGCCTGAAGGTCTGCTTGATGAACTGGTGAAGGGTCCGATGACGCCTGTCCAGGTCCAGGACCTGATGCTGGCGTTCAACAAGGCCATCATCGAGCGCGCGATGGGCGCCGAGATGAACATGCATCTGGGCTACCCGCCGGGCCAGCCCAAGCCCGACGGCCAGGCCAACGAACGCAACGGCGCCAGCGGCAAGACGATCATCACCGAGCGCGGCCCCGTCAGGCTCGATCTGCCGCGCGATCGTGAGGGCAGTTTCGCGCCGATCCTGATTCCCAAACACGAGCGCCGTTTCACGGGCTTCGATGAGCGCATCATCGCCATGTACGCCCGCGGCATGAGCGTGCGCGAGATTCAGGCGTTTCTGGCTGAAAGCTATGGCACCGAGGTCTCACCCGACTTCATCAGCTCAGTCACTGACGAAGTGATGGCTGAAACGCTGGCCTGGCAAAACCGCCCGCTCGAGCCGATGTACCCGGTGGTGTTCTTCGACGCGCTACGCGTGAAGATCCGTGGCGACGGCGTGGTGAGCAACAAGGCCGTCTATCTGGCGCTGGGTATCCAGGCCGACGGCCAGCGCGACGTACTCGGCCTGTGGATTGAACAGACCGAGGGCGCGAAGTTCTGGCTCAAGGTGTTCAATGACCTCAAGACCCGCGGTTGCCAGGACATCCTGATCGCGGTGGTGGACGGTCTGAAAGGACTGGCCGAGGCGATCGGGACGGCGTACCCCCGCACAGCGGTGCAGACCTGCATCGTGCATCTGATCCGAAACAGTCTGGAGTACGCCAGCCACAAGGACCGCAAGGCGGTCGCCACGGCGCTGCGACCGATCTATGCAGCCGCGAGCGAACAGGCTGCACAGCAGGCCTTGCAGGACTTCACTGAAGGACCCTGGGGAACGAAGTATCCGACCATCGTGCAATCCTGGCAGCGTGCCTGGGAACACGTCACGCCGTTCTTCGTGTTTCCCCCGGAGATACGCCGGGTCGTTTACACAACAAACGCCATAGAGAGTCTGAACATGCAACTGCGCAAGATCATCAAGACCCGCGGACACTTCCCCAACGACGAGGCCGCCATCAAGCTGCTGTGGCTGGCGCTACGCAACGTGCTGGCAAAGTCCGTGAGAGCGGCATTCGACTGGAAAGCGGCGATGAACCAGTTTGCTATCCTGTTTGGCGAGCGCTTCACGCTCGCACGTGGCTAGAAATCTTTAAACCGCCTCGCACACAAAAATGCGGACAGGTTCGGCAATTCGGGTGTGCTGCCTGCACCCACCCCACCGCGCAAGCCCCAACCCAAACCTCACCCCGGCGTAACAACAACAGTACAAGTAATCCCAGCAGCCAAAACAACCCCATCGGGAACCGAATCAATACTGACCCGCACGGGCACCCGCTGCGCCAACCTAACCCAGTTAAACGTAGGATTCACATCAGCAAGAAGTTCACGACTTTCAGGATTATCCCGATCGTAGATGCCACGAGAAATACTCTCGACATGCCCCTGCAGGGTCCCCCCACTCATCAACCGAACCTCGGCTTTATCGCCAACTCGCACATGAGGAAGCTTGGTCTCCTCGAAGTACCCATAAACCCAGAACGAGTGACTATCGACAATGGCCAGCTTAGCGGCCCCAGCCGTCGCATAATCCCCACGATAGACATTCAGATTAGTCACATACCCATCAACAGGCGAAACAACCCGTGTCCGCGCCAGATTCAACTTGGCGGCATCGAGCGCAGCCAGCGCCTGCTGGTAAGAAGCCTCAGCAGCAGAAGCCGTATGAGTAGCATTCTCGCGACTCTCCTTCGACACCACCAAAGCATCCATGTCGGCACGCCGCTGCGCATCATCGCGTTTCATCTGTAATTCGGCCTTGCGCGCCGCGACCGCAGCTTGCGCCTGCTCAACCGCGATCTCATAGTGCGACGGATCGACCTGCATCAACAGATCGCCCTTTTTAACCAGCTGGTTATCCTTCACCGGCAGGTCGACAACCGCACCCGAAACATCCGGCGCGACATTGACAATCTCAGCGCGCACGCGCCCATCACGTGTCCACGGTTCATCCATGTAATGAACCCACAACACGCGCCCAATCAAAATCGCGACGATAAAAATAACGGCTGTCGCGACGAAGCCCACAAGATTTCGGATGGTCATGATTCGACTCTGATCAACGATAAACGGCGAGACTCAGCACGCCGCACACACACACGAGCAAGCTGGCCCGGAACAAGGACGGATGCCACACCACGCGATACACGCCCGTATAGGCGATCACGCGGTCCAGCACCCAGGTAAGCGCGGCGCCCGCGATAAACAGCAGCACGATGGCCGGCACGTAGGCGTCGAATACGGCGATCTCACGTGGCATGACGAACTCCTTTCTCTGATGCACCGTCGGCGCGGGCGCGTCCGCTCATCAACGGTTCAAGCGGCGATTGCGGATCGAGCAGTGCGGTACGGATGAAATGCAACTGACTCAGAATGCGTTGCAGTTGATGACGCTCCTCACGCGGCGGCGCGAAAGTGGCCAGCATCTGCTGAAGCGCGGCGATCGCGTCGGTGGTCGCGGCGAGCGCACGGTCGAAGCGGTCTTCGCGCGGACGCTCGAACAGCGCGGTCAGCGCATCGCGCATCGCCCGTAACGTGACGCGCCACGGCATCGACTTCGCGTAGCGTGCGTCGGCGGGCAGCGTCGCCACTTCGCGGCGCAGATCGATCATCGCGTTGCCCACTTCGAGCACCGCGAACAGCCAGCGCAACGTGTCGCGCTTGAGTTCGGGCTCGTTCTGCGCGAGCGCGTTGATCTGGAACATCAGATCGCGCGCGCCGCTCTCGAAGCGCGAACGTACCCGCCGCATGCCCGCGCTGCTCGCCAGCGACACCTGACGGCGCAGGTCCATCAGCAGACGATTGCGCAGCCACGGCGTCGACGGCGGCAGCAGCACCGCGAACGCAATCGATACCACCAGCATCGACAGCACCAGCGCAATCGCGTCGTTGATCGTGCCGCTCGGGTCGTAATGGATCACGTTGTCCGGGCCGGCCAGAAAGCAGAAGAAGATGCAGTAGCCGATGCCGTAACCGGCCAGCGCGGGCCGCGTCGTCATGAACACGCCGAGCAGCAGGAACGGCGTGAGCGCGGCGCACAGCAGCGGAAAACCGTCGATATGCGGATACACCCCGTACACCGCGATCATCCCCATGACGGAGGCGACCAGCGTGCCGCCGGCCATCTGGAACGCAGTGCGCTTCGGGTTCGGCGACGCCGATGCGAGCGCGCAGACGGCGGCGGCATCCAGTGTCAAGGTCGAACCGCTCGGCCACGCGGTCGCGATCCAGAACGCGCCGAGTACCATCATCACGAGAGCGGCCCGCACGCCCGCGACGCCTGCCGCGATCGCGTTGGTCTTCGGCTCGTAACGCTCGATCCAGCGCTCGCGCTCGTGCGTGTCGACGGCGAGCGATGCGTAAGTGGCGGCGTACGCATGCAGATCGTCGACAAAGCGGTACAGCAGTTCGGCGCCGGTGTCGAAGTCGAGCAACGGCGCGTCGGGGTGCGCTTCGAGCGCGCAGCGCGTCGCGCGTACACGCTTCGGCAATTCGGCCTTGTAGGCGTCGAGTTGCGCGGCGGCGTGGGCGGCATCGGCGGCGCTCAGCACGGGTTCGCCGGATTTCGCGAGCAGCGGGGCAATTTCCTTGAAGTACGGTTCGAGCGCGTCGACCGCAATCGCCGCGCCGTGCATGTCCTGGCTCGGGCCGGTTTCGCGCAGTCGGTTCATCAACTGATGCAGCGCGTGAAAGCGCGTCGACGCGGTCATGAACTCGCTGTTCAACCGCGCGAGACGGCCG is a genomic window of Paraburkholderia bryophila containing:
- a CDS encoding propionate--CoA ligase; protein product: MTSYRDFHRRSIENPEAFWRDEAQRIHWETPFDTVLDRSNPPFARWFSGGRTNLCHNAVDRHLAARAQQNALVYVSTETGIERRYTYAELYAEINRMAAVMRSLGVKRGDVVLLYLPMIPEALFAMLACARLGAIHSVVFGGFAAPNLAARIDDAKPVLIVTADAGARGGKVIDYTPLMDEALARAAHKTPHVLLIDRQLAPERLNASYLVSYEPLRAQFYDAHVPCEWLESNEPSYVLYTSGTTGKPKGVQRDVGGYAVALAASMEHIFQGKPGDTMFTASDVGWVVGHSYIIYAPLIAGLTTVMYEGTPIRPDGGIWWRLVEQHKINLMFTAPTALRVLKKQDPALLKQADLSSLRTLFLAGEPLDEPTAAWITKALGKPVIDNYWQTETGWPMLAIPRGVEALPTKLGSPGVPSAGFNLSLRNESTGEPCPPGEKGVLTLAYPLPPGCMSTVWGDDKRFVSTYWSSIPNQQLYSTFDWGIQDEDGYVTILGRTDDVINVAGHRLGTREIEEALSSHAAVAEVAVVGVTDALKGQAAMAFVVLRDAGAYADAKKRKKLEADLTATVDRQLGAIARPARVVVVSMLPKTRSGKLLRRAIAALAEGREPGDLPTIEDPAALQQVREALGETGKD
- a CDS encoding MFS transporter; this translates as METSLDKSALAGASAGAGNGTVSANSAAHPGANPATAQPAATVQRTVYSVLGAISFSHLLNDMIQSLILAIYPMLKDNFALSFGQIGLITLTYQITASLLQPFIGIYTDKHPKPYSLPVGMGFTLAGLLLMSVAPSFGVLLVAAALVGCGSSVFHPESSRVARMASGGRHGLAQSLFQVGGNAGSSLGPLLAALIVIPHGQRSIAWFSVAALVAIVVLTQIGRWYKRHPSIKKARSSAPHATLSRNKVMFAMGVLMLLVFSKYFYLASLNSYFTFYLIDKFHLPVQAAQIHLFVFLAAVAAGTVIGGPIGDRIGRKYVIWVSILGVAPFTLLLPYANLFWTSVLTVIIGVVLASAFSAIIVYAQELIPGKVGMVAGLFFGFAFGMGGVGAAVLGQLADATSIAYVYKVCSFLPLIGVLTVFLPDVEGKRAKA
- a CDS encoding methyl-accepting chemotaxis protein; this encodes MKAVSLGSQAGVGFVPEGDSTGKLPPRGRSSRSRAVKLKGLSVKVMLRLAFAVLLIGTLLIGVFSLTQISRLNASAQSIYDQGHVASRAAEEARGHMLRASRAQKMLLTATTAKERDDLGGDIDKGLNGLAAQLVTLQQYVDTSDAKAVDQQKKFAAAVTVWSGHLRDFVTLVKAQPLDLSQMNWQVGTQDVSLLVETDKLEKMVDELVVQRGTAAKATIDASGFIYHSSFVMIAVMTIGLIVLAFGISEWVVRRLAGQLGGEPGYAKEIASRIAAGDLSNEIALGRKDKSSMLFALHDMQSGLATTVADIASSADAIATASGEIAMGNLDLSQRTEQQAMALERTASSMEQLTSTVRQNADNAKQASTLAHNASDIAEKGGAVVSRVVATMNEINDSARSIGDIIGVIEGIAFQTNILALNAAVEAARAGEEGRGFSVVAAEVRNLAQRSAAAAKEIKGLISTSVERVGNGSTLAQDAGQTMDEVVKAVKRVTDIMGEISAASSEQSAGIEEINLAVTQMDSGTQQNAALVEQATAAARSLDDQARGLKGMVGKFRL
- a CDS encoding IS256 family transposase, with product MPIMKKKRTVASQAAARGPLPELPEGLLDELVKGPMTPVQVQDLMLAFNKAIIERAMGAEMNMHLGYPPGQPKPDGQANERNGASGKTIITERGPVRLDLPRDREGSFAPILIPKHERRFTGFDERIIAMYARGMSVREIQAFLAESYGTEVSPDFISSVTDEVMAETLAWQNRPLEPMYPVVFFDALRVKIRGDGVVSNKAVYLALGIQADGQRDVLGLWIEQTEGAKFWLKVFNDLKTRGCQDILIAVVDGLKGLAEAIGTAYPRTAVQTCIVHLIRNSLEYASHKDRKAVATALRPIYAAASEQAAQQALQDFTEGPWGTKYPTIVQSWQRAWEHVTPFFVFPPEIRRVVYTTNAIESLNMQLRKIIKTRGHFPNDEAAIKLLWLALRNVLAKSVRAAFDWKAAMNQFAILFGERFTLARG
- a CDS encoding efflux RND transporter periplasmic adaptor subunit codes for the protein MTIRNLVGFVATAVIFIVAILIGRVLWVHYMDEPWTRDGRVRAEIVNVAPDVSGAVVDLPVKDNQLVKKGDLLMQVDPSHYEIAVEQAQAAVAARKAELQMKRDDAQRRADMDALVVSKESRENATHTASAAEASYQQALAALDAAKLNLARTRVVSPVDGYVTNLNVYRGDYATAGAAKLAIVDSHSFWVYGYFEETKLPHVRVGDKAEVRLMSGGTLQGHVESISRGIYDRDNPESRELLADVNPTFNWVRLAQRVPVRVSIDSVPDGVVLAAGITCTVVVTPG
- a CDS encoding DUF1656 domain-containing protein; this encodes MPREIAVFDAYVPAIVLLFIAGAALTWVLDRVIAYTGVYRVVWHPSLFRASLLVCVCGVLSLAVYR
- a CDS encoding FUSC family protein, encoding MSASPSSTSRPTSLATLYAAAVDWARNDGLTWIYLFKALAACFLALGIAMKLDLPQPRTAMTTVFIVMQPQSGMVFAKSFYRICGTLVGLVVMLALIGLFAQQPELFIASTAIWVGICTAGAARNRNFKSYGFVLAGYTAALIGIPASQHPDGAFLSALTRVAEVVLGIVCAGAVSGLVFPQFAGLQMRGTVRARFSSFVEYVSASLAGRNDRAQIEATNARFVADIVGFEAARSVAVFEGPDSRMRGGRLARLNSEFMTASTRFHALHQLMNRLRETGPSQDMHGAAIAVDALEPYFKEIAPLLAKSGEPVLSAADAAHAAAQLDAYKAELPKRVRATRCALEAHPDAPLLDFDTGAELLYRFVDDLHAYAATYASLAVDTHERERWIERYEPKTNAIAAGVAGVRAALVMMVLGAFWIATAWPSGSTLTLDAAAVCALASASPNPKRTAFQMAGGTLVASVMGMIAVYGVYPHIDGFPLLCAALTPFLLLGVFMTTRPALAGYGIGYCIFFCFLAGPDNVIHYDPSGTINDAIALVLSMLVVSIAFAVLLPPSTPWLRNRLLMDLRRQVSLASSAGMRRVRSRFESGARDLMFQINALAQNEPELKRDTLRWLFAVLEVGNAMIDLRREVATLPADARYAKSMPWRVTLRAMRDALTALFERPREDRFDRALAATTDAIAALQQMLATFAPPREERHQLQRILSQLHFIRTALLDPQSPLEPLMSGRARADGASEKGVRHAT